One part of the Spiribacter salinus M19-40 genome encodes these proteins:
- the smc gene encoding chromosome segregation protein SMC produces MRLSKIRLTGFKSFVDATPVPFPGGITAIVGPNGCGKSNIIDAVRWVMGESSARHLRGGSMADVIFSGSGSRKPVGQASIELVFDNSDGALGGQYASFSEISVRRQVNRDGQSAYYLNGTRCRRRDITDVFLGTGLGPRSYSIIEQGTISRLIEAKPEELRGYLEEAAGISLYKERRRETERRMRDTRENLERLEDVRDEVGRQLEKLAKQAETAERYRSLKGEERQRRAELLMLRIRGLENSRAELARELAERNNALESRIAEQRSVERDMESLRARHAEDSDALNEIQGRYYQIGSDIARIEQRISHRRELRDSSARELERNREALERTEAELAEDSEKKALLVERLATLEPELTATDTELEDADQKAREARLSLDQAREQLDVLNERRGDAERQAEVERARIEQLEARQTERQRRQAQLAAELDELPGGDNSPGSGLEAEIAQLTASRAELGQRLEQLDAERTQAREHIDTTRTALDGHREALSEARARHTSLETLQAAALGADGEVSDWLDRLGLRGAPRLGEGIEVAPGWERALEAVLGDALQAIAASDLETLAARAESLAGGQVMLYDAGAELTGAPGADAAGLSTLGSLVSGPALIHELLAGVHIAEDTETASRHLSALGPGQSVVTRDGRWFGPHWVRVRSEETAEGASVLARGREIEALAGQIAEFASAVTDAEKALADAESALTMIEARGTEQQEAIAATERDLAGARARQEAEAERAREQHRRREGLVQEQAELQSAMEAADDEVRAARDRLEAALTDAEAVDRSRAPLEETAEEAREAVEAAREHTEEVRGRRQDIALRIESAQTARGSLDEAIARLERQKAQLESRNQELGAALDEVSDSDETLEAERQSLLEQRVAVETELAEARRRLEDADAGLRERDQQRSAAEAAVSELREAAESARYRDYEIEARLQTQREQLDGLEVDVAAVTAALPETADEAEWETELERLDARIRRLGPINLAAIDEHRTLSERKGYLDTQQADLTEALETLQTAIQRIDRETRARFRETFDKVNAGLQRLFPRLFGGGQAYLEMTDDDLLETGVTIMAKPPGKRITNIHLLSGGEKALAAVSLVFAIFELNPAPFCMLDEVDAPLDEANVGRFCDLLREMSSRVQFIVITHNKTTMESASHLAGVTMAEPGVSRLVAVDVEAAVEMAEADT; encoded by the coding sequence ATGCGCCTCAGCAAGATCCGGCTGACCGGTTTTAAATCGTTTGTGGATGCCACACCGGTACCCTTTCCGGGCGGCATCACTGCCATCGTCGGACCCAATGGTTGCGGTAAATCCAACATCATCGACGCCGTTCGATGGGTGATGGGGGAGAGCTCTGCGCGGCATCTGCGGGGAGGCTCCATGGCGGATGTCATCTTTAGCGGATCGGGGAGTCGCAAGCCCGTCGGTCAGGCCAGCATCGAGCTGGTTTTCGACAACAGCGATGGCGCCCTCGGGGGGCAGTACGCCAGCTTCAGTGAGATCTCGGTCCGCCGACAGGTCAACCGTGACGGGCAGTCCGCCTACTATCTCAATGGCACGCGTTGCCGGCGTCGAGACATTACCGACGTCTTTCTGGGCACCGGCTTGGGTCCGCGCAGTTACTCCATTATCGAGCAGGGCACGATATCGCGCCTGATTGAGGCAAAGCCCGAGGAGTTGCGGGGCTACCTTGAGGAAGCCGCGGGCATCAGCCTCTACAAAGAGCGCCGGCGGGAGACCGAGCGGCGCATGCGCGATACCCGCGAGAATCTCGAGCGGCTCGAGGACGTCCGTGATGAGGTCGGGCGGCAGCTGGAAAAACTCGCGAAGCAAGCGGAGACCGCAGAGCGTTACCGCAGCCTGAAAGGCGAAGAGCGCCAACGCCGGGCCGAGCTGCTGATGCTGCGCATTCGCGGCCTTGAGAACAGCCGCGCTGAGCTCGCCCGGGAGCTCGCCGAGCGCAACAACGCGCTGGAGTCACGGATTGCTGAGCAGCGCAGTGTTGAGCGGGACATGGAGTCGCTGCGCGCACGGCATGCCGAGGACAGCGACGCGCTCAACGAAATACAGGGGCGGTACTACCAGATCGGTTCAGATATCGCGCGGATTGAGCAGCGGATCAGTCATCGGCGCGAATTAAGAGACAGCAGTGCCCGTGAGCTTGAGCGCAATCGCGAGGCGCTGGAGCGCACCGAGGCCGAACTGGCTGAGGATTCCGAAAAAAAGGCCCTGTTGGTTGAGCGCCTGGCTACCCTTGAGCCAGAGCTTACCGCCACAGACACCGAGCTCGAGGATGCCGACCAGAAAGCGCGAGAAGCCCGACTGAGCCTCGATCAGGCGCGAGAACAGCTCGACGTGCTGAACGAACGGCGGGGCGATGCCGAGCGTCAGGCCGAGGTCGAGCGGGCCCGAATTGAGCAGCTTGAAGCCCGCCAAACCGAGCGCCAGCGCCGTCAGGCCCAGTTGGCAGCGGAGCTTGACGAGCTGCCGGGCGGAGACAACAGCCCCGGGTCAGGCCTTGAGGCGGAGATTGCACAGTTGACTGCCTCACGCGCTGAGCTCGGCCAGCGGCTGGAGCAGCTCGATGCGGAGCGGACGCAAGCACGTGAGCATATTGACACGACCCGCACTGCGCTCGATGGCCACCGTGAGGCGCTCAGCGAGGCCCGAGCTCGCCACACCTCCCTGGAGACGTTGCAGGCCGCTGCGCTGGGTGCTGATGGCGAGGTGAGTGACTGGCTTGATCGCCTCGGACTGCGTGGTGCACCGCGTCTGGGTGAGGGCATCGAAGTGGCACCGGGGTGGGAGCGAGCACTGGAGGCGGTGCTCGGCGATGCGTTGCAGGCCATTGCCGCATCAGACCTCGAGACACTCGCCGCCAGGGCCGAATCGCTCGCCGGCGGCCAGGTCATGCTGTATGACGCGGGCGCAGAGCTGACTGGCGCACCCGGGGCAGACGCAGCAGGGCTGAGCACGCTTGGATCCCTGGTGAGCGGGCCAGCGTTGATCCATGAATTGCTCGCGGGCGTTCACATCGCCGAGGACACGGAGACGGCATCGCGGCATCTCTCCGCGCTGGGTCCCGGGCAGTCCGTCGTGACGCGCGATGGCCGGTGGTTTGGCCCCCATTGGGTACGCGTTCGGTCTGAAGAAACAGCGGAAGGTGCCAGCGTGCTGGCGCGTGGTCGCGAGATTGAGGCGCTCGCCGGCCAAATCGCTGAGTTCGCCAGCGCGGTTACGGATGCCGAAAAGGCGCTTGCCGACGCGGAGTCGGCCCTCACGATGATCGAGGCGCGAGGCACGGAGCAACAAGAGGCAATAGCGGCGACAGAGCGCGATTTGGCGGGTGCCCGGGCCCGTCAGGAGGCCGAGGCCGAGCGAGCGCGTGAACAGCATCGCCGGCGTGAGGGTTTGGTGCAGGAACAAGCGGAACTGCAGTCAGCCATGGAAGCCGCAGATGACGAGGTCCGCGCCGCTCGTGACCGTCTCGAGGCCGCGCTGACCGATGCAGAAGCCGTCGATCGGTCGCGAGCGCCACTGGAGGAGACTGCCGAGGAAGCGCGTGAGGCCGTGGAAGCGGCGCGCGAGCACACAGAGGAGGTGCGTGGTCGCCGCCAGGATATCGCGCTTCGTATCGAGAGCGCGCAGACGGCGCGTGGCTCACTGGATGAGGCCATTGCCCGGCTTGAGCGCCAGAAAGCCCAACTTGAATCTCGCAACCAGGAGTTGGGGGCGGCGCTGGATGAGGTCTCTGACTCGGATGAAACCCTGGAGGCAGAGCGCCAGTCGTTGCTTGAGCAACGGGTCGCTGTGGAGACAGAGCTTGCCGAGGCGCGTCGCCGTCTTGAGGACGCCGATGCCGGTCTGCGTGAGCGAGATCAGCAAAGAAGTGCGGCCGAGGCGGCGGTGAGTGAGTTGCGGGAGGCGGCAGAGAGCGCGCGTTACCGCGATTACGAGATCGAGGCGCGCTTGCAGACCCAACGCGAACAGCTCGATGGCCTGGAGGTTGATGTCGCCGCTGTCACGGCGGCTTTACCAGAGACAGCGGACGAAGCGGAATGGGAAACGGAGCTCGAGCGGCTCGATGCCAGAATTCGGCGCCTCGGCCCGATCAACCTGGCGGCCATTGACGAACATCGAACGCTATCCGAGCGTAAAGGTTATCTCGACACGCAGCAGGCTGATCTGACCGAGGCACTGGAGACCCTTCAGACCGCAATCCAGCGAATCGACCGGGAGACACGAGCGCGCTTCCGCGAGACCTTCGACAAGGTCAATGCCGGGCTTCAGCGGCTCTTTCCAAGGTTGTTTGGTGGTGGTCAGGCCTATCTCGAGATGACGGATGATGATCTGCTCGAGACCGGTGTCACTATCATGGCCAAGCCGCCGGGTAAGCGGATCACCAACATTCATCTGCTGTCCGGGGGCGAGAAGGCGCTGGCGGCCGTGTCGCTTGTTTTTGCCATCTTCGAGCTCAATCCTGCCCCGTTCTGCATGCTGGATGAGGTTGATGCGCCGCTCGATGAGGCCAACGTGGGGCGTTTTTGTGATTTGCTAAGAGAGATGTCTTCTCGGGTGCAATTCATCGTCATTACGCATAACAAAACGACCATGGAGTCGGCGAGCCACCTCGCCGGCGTTACCATGGCGGAGCCAGGGGTGTCGCGGCTGGTTGCAGTGGATGTTGAAGCCGCGGTGGAAATGGCCGAGGCGGACACTTGA
- a CDS encoding cell division protein ZipA C-terminal FtsZ-binding domain-containing protein — protein sequence MDELRWILLALGAVIVIGVYGYSRWQEWRREGMPWSRPGSEKREPFADQVEPGLDDEDPLVAEPVEAEPAVPEANPESDEEKVVVLTVMAKDRAPYALADLMSVLEDAGLKRTEQHIYRRGLDTGSGTVALYTVANILEPGTFEAEPAESASTPGVALIMQLPGPFDGLVTFEQMLATAQRIADQLGGHVLDSRRCDLTAQSIEHIREDLLEYRRRARLASRQGA from the coding sequence ATGGATGAGCTGCGCTGGATACTGTTGGCCCTGGGGGCCGTGATCGTCATTGGCGTCTATGGCTACAGCCGGTGGCAAGAGTGGCGCCGTGAGGGCATGCCCTGGAGCCGGCCAGGCTCGGAGAAACGCGAGCCGTTCGCGGATCAGGTCGAGCCAGGCCTGGATGACGAGGACCCGTTGGTCGCGGAACCGGTAGAGGCCGAACCCGCAGTGCCTGAGGCCAACCCCGAATCGGACGAAGAGAAAGTCGTGGTGCTAACCGTCATGGCCAAGGATCGCGCGCCTTATGCGCTCGCCGATTTGATGAGTGTGCTGGAAGACGCGGGTCTCAAGCGCACTGAGCAGCATATTTATCGGCGCGGTTTGGATACCGGCAGCGGTACGGTCGCGCTCTACACCGTGGCGAATATTCTGGAGCCAGGCACCTTCGAGGCGGAGCCTGCCGAATCAGCCTCCACGCCCGGTGTGGCGCTGATCATGCAATTGCCCGGGCCATTTGATGGCCTGGTGACGTTCGAACAGATGCTCGCAACCGCGCAGCGCATTGCTGATCAATTGGGGGGTCACGTACTCGATAGTCGGCGCTGTGATCTTACGGCGCAGTCCATCGAGCACATACGCGAGGATCTACTGGAATACCGCCGGCGTGCCCGATTGGCCAGTCGACAGGGAGCCTGA
- a CDS encoding sigma-54-dependent transcriptional regulator, which yields MADVLIIEDETIIRQAIMRLLERDGLHVTGAESVEEALANGPLSHHDLIVADIRLPGRNGMDLIEAAGDVPVIIMTSYASVRSAVDAMRRGAVDYIPKPFDNDELRMTVERALREHTLQRQNAALRAQIDADYPVTGIVGHCAPMQGVFERINRVAPTDTTVLILGESGTGKELVARSLHEQSHRRDGPLIAVNCASIPETLIEAELFGHEKGAFTGAERAREGLVEAANGGTLFLDEIAELPTAAQGRLLRVLQESEIRRVGASQSRRVDIRLIAATHQDLPALIRVGDFRDDLYFRINVMEIRLPPLRERSEDLPELAQFLLEKACRRLNRPTMAFSKDALVQIQAHHWPGNVRELENVIERAVILTDGSEVSASDLALKDADGDPAAERMDLSLEEYFRAFVRTHEAALTETELAKRLGISRKALWERRQRLGLQRRRQAG from the coding sequence ATGGCTGACGTGCTGATCATTGAAGACGAAACCATCATCCGCCAGGCCATCATGCGTCTGCTCGAACGCGATGGCCTGCATGTCACTGGCGCAGAGTCCGTTGAAGAGGCGCTAGCGAATGGCCCGCTCAGCCACCATGATTTAATCGTTGCGGACATTCGCCTCCCCGGGCGCAACGGGATGGACTTGATCGAGGCGGCGGGCGATGTCCCGGTCATTATCATGACCAGCTATGCCAGTGTGCGCTCTGCTGTCGACGCCATGCGGCGCGGCGCGGTCGATTATATCCCCAAGCCTTTTGACAATGACGAGCTGCGGATGACCGTGGAGCGTGCCCTGCGCGAGCATACGCTGCAGCGCCAGAATGCAGCGCTGCGGGCGCAGATCGACGCGGACTACCCGGTGACCGGCATCGTCGGTCACTGCGCGCCAATGCAGGGTGTGTTCGAGCGCATCAACCGAGTGGCCCCGACCGACACAACGGTCTTGATCCTGGGAGAATCCGGCACTGGCAAGGAGCTGGTGGCCCGTTCACTGCACGAGCAAAGCCACCGTCGCGATGGCCCGCTCATCGCCGTGAACTGCGCCTCCATACCAGAAACACTGATCGAGGCCGAGCTGTTCGGCCATGAGAAAGGGGCATTTACCGGCGCCGAGCGTGCCCGTGAGGGTCTGGTTGAGGCCGCGAATGGCGGGACGCTATTTCTCGATGAAATTGCCGAGCTCCCCACCGCTGCCCAGGGCCGGCTGCTGCGGGTTCTGCAAGAATCAGAGATTCGGCGGGTTGGCGCGTCCCAATCAAGACGCGTCGATATCCGGCTTATTGCGGCGACCCATCAGGATCTTCCAGCCCTGATCCGGGTCGGAGATTTTCGTGACGATTTGTATTTCAGAATCAATGTCATGGAGATTCGGTTGCCGCCGTTACGTGAGCGCAGCGAGGATCTGCCCGAACTGGCGCAGTTTCTCCTGGAAAAGGCCTGCCGGCGGCTTAATCGACCGACCATGGCATTCAGCAAGGACGCGCTTGTGCAAATCCAGGCCCATCACTGGCCCGGCAACGTCCGTGAACTGGAGAACGTCATCGAGCGCGCGGTCATTCTCACCGATGGCAGCGAGGTATCGGCCAGCGATCTGGCGCTCAAAGACGCCGACGGCGATCCTGCAGCAGAGAGAATGGACCTGTCGCTGGAGGAGTATTTCCGGGCCTTTGTCCGGACACACGAGGCGGCGCTGACCGAGACAGAACTGGCCAAACGGCTCGGCATCAGCCGCAAAGCCCTGTGGGAGCGACGGCAAAGACTTGGACTCCAGCGCCGACGACAAGCAGGATAG
- the gluQRS gene encoding tRNA glutamyl-Q(34) synthetase GluQRS, with protein MTHNPVIGRFAPSPTGPLHFGSLIAAVASYVDARAAGGQWHLRIDDVDQTRCQPGAAADIQATLEAFGLHWDGPVQTQDGNRSRYQAVLETLIAAGRAYPCGCTRREVAAVGREGPAGMIYPGTCRAGLPSGREARSWRFRTEPGEWVIEDRHCPAITVNVYRDIGDFILLRGDGLHAYHLAMAIDDAELGVTDVVRGGDLRAATAPQVTLQHALGLSTPRYLHLPIALDARGRKLSKTNQAPAVDPTHPAPSLLAALTFLGQAPPSSLHQASPLEILDWATANWATHQIPAVTA; from the coding sequence ATGACTCACAATCCCGTTATCGGGCGCTTCGCCCCCAGCCCAACCGGCCCGCTGCACTTCGGTTCACTCATTGCAGCCGTCGCCAGCTATGTGGACGCACGTGCTGCCGGCGGCCAGTGGCACTTACGGATTGATGATGTGGACCAGACCCGCTGTCAACCGGGCGCAGCCGCCGACATCCAGGCAACACTGGAGGCTTTTGGCCTGCACTGGGACGGCCCCGTACAGACCCAGGACGGAAACCGATCACGATATCAGGCCGTACTCGAGACACTGATCGCGGCCGGTCGGGCCTATCCCTGTGGCTGTACCCGTCGTGAGGTGGCCGCCGTCGGTCGCGAGGGGCCAGCCGGCATGATCTATCCAGGCACCTGCCGGGCCGGTCTCCCCTCCGGCCGTGAGGCCCGCAGCTGGCGCTTTCGGACCGAGCCCGGCGAATGGGTCATCGAAGACCGACACTGTCCCGCGATAACGGTCAACGTCTACCGAGACATTGGCGATTTCATCCTTCTTCGGGGTGACGGCCTCCACGCCTACCACCTGGCCATGGCGATCGATGACGCCGAGCTTGGCGTTACCGACGTGGTACGGGGGGGTGATCTGCGCGCGGCCACGGCACCTCAGGTCACGCTGCAACACGCCCTTGGGCTCTCGACGCCGCGCTATCTACACCTGCCAATTGCCCTGGATGCGCGCGGACGAAAACTCAGCAAAACCAACCAGGCCCCGGCCGTGGACCCGACTCACCCGGCACCGTCACTTCTGGCAGCACTGACCTTCCTGGGTCAGGCACCCCCCTCGTCTCTTCATCAAGCCAGCCCGCTGGAGATCCTGGACTGGGCCACCGCAAACTGGGCCACCCACCAGATCCCGGCTGTTACAGCCTAG
- a CDS encoding ATP-binding protein, translating into MTFSLTTLFIGATVYLSLLFLVAHASERGWIPSRIVRHPAVYVLSLGVYATTWSYYGSVGFAGSSGLVFITIYVGVTLAFALTPVLLMPLLRLTRRHQLTSVADLFAFRFDSQLAGILVTLMILTGSLPYLALQVRAVSESTQILTGDSPPQLIAIVFCVIVTVFAIIFGARHVTPREKHSGLVAAIAFESVVKMAALVFITGLAVSMAFGHWSGLQDWLNQDPRRLSQFTRGVGGGEWTGLMFLAFAAAFLLPRQFHMLFTENLQDAGLRTASWAFPLFLLVIAAAIPPLLWSGQAIGLDTPTDYTVLGIAQLTESPAVALFVYLGGISAASAMIIVSTLALSSMCLNHLVLPLIRLAPLGDLYGTLRWVRRMLIVAIIGAGYVFYLTLERSDGLVSWGLISFLAMAQLIPGVIALLYWPGATRSGFIAGLVAGGSLWGIAGLFPALSTVGPIEVVGVDLLAAQTPAHFGSMAFWSVSANLLVFIAVSTFTRQDRREVAAAGACRDVSTSMPSGALLATSPQQFVEQLTPVMGAPAAEAEIAKALDDMDLAWSENRPDRLHQLREQVQRNLSGMMGPVLARDIVDQCLRLDADSRGAIAQNVRLIEERLERSQGGLRGIAAELDTLRRYHRQILEDLPLGVVAITPAGHIARWNPAMDAMTGIRAPRVLSRHLREVPAPWGELLASFISEDSNKAYKRPLALPDQRRWLTLHKALIGGPAGDENGDQLVLLEDVTDVQRLEDELTHSERLASIGRLAAGVAHEIGNPVTGIACLAQELHEEDPDRARSTQILEQTQRINHIVQTLVGYAHAGRVNEPRTPEPTDLAAVTEEAKRLVRLASRARALSFHNDIPAGLAVMAEHQRLVQVFVNFYSNAVDACAPGDEIRTTAKRQRDTVTIRITDSGHGIPAGIRDKVLEPFFTTKAPGQGTGLGLSLAYNIVSDYQGSLNLQPRRGRTSGTEVVIRLPVADLPGELQAHG; encoded by the coding sequence GTGACCTTTAGCCTGACCACACTTTTCATCGGCGCGACGGTCTATCTGTCGCTGCTGTTTCTCGTTGCTCATGCCAGCGAACGCGGCTGGATACCCAGTCGAATTGTCCGTCACCCAGCCGTCTACGTGCTCTCACTCGGCGTCTACGCGACAACGTGGAGCTATTACGGCAGCGTGGGTTTTGCCGGGAGCTCAGGGCTTGTCTTTATCACGATCTACGTAGGCGTCACGCTCGCCTTTGCGCTCACGCCCGTTTTGCTGATGCCGCTGCTCAGGCTCACCCGACGCCATCAGCTCACCTCCGTGGCCGACTTGTTTGCTTTCCGCTTTGACAGTCAACTCGCCGGCATCCTGGTGACACTGATGATCCTGACGGGGAGCCTGCCCTACCTTGCGCTCCAGGTGCGGGCCGTGTCCGAGTCCACCCAAATCCTCACCGGCGACTCACCACCTCAGCTAATTGCCATCGTGTTCTGTGTGATCGTGACGGTGTTCGCGATCATTTTTGGGGCCCGGCATGTCACGCCACGCGAAAAGCACAGTGGCCTCGTCGCCGCCATTGCCTTCGAATCGGTGGTCAAAATGGCCGCCCTGGTGTTCATCACGGGCCTGGCCGTGAGCATGGCCTTCGGTCATTGGAGCGGGCTTCAGGACTGGCTGAATCAGGATCCCAGGCGGTTATCGCAGTTCACGCGCGGTGTCGGTGGTGGAGAATGGACCGGGCTGATGTTTCTTGCCTTCGCAGCCGCCTTTCTGCTGCCGCGACAGTTCCACATGCTGTTCACCGAGAATCTCCAGGATGCCGGGCTGCGCACGGCGAGCTGGGCCTTTCCGCTGTTCCTGCTGGTGATTGCCGCGGCGATCCCGCCGCTGCTCTGGTCTGGCCAGGCCATCGGACTCGACACACCCACGGATTACACCGTGTTGGGCATCGCCCAATTAACTGAGTCACCCGCTGTCGCGTTGTTTGTCTATCTGGGTGGTATCTCGGCCGCCAGCGCCATGATCATTGTCTCAACGCTGGCGCTCTCGTCGATGTGCCTCAACCACTTGGTGCTGCCTTTGATCAGGCTGGCGCCCCTGGGCGATCTTTACGGCACCCTGCGCTGGGTGCGGCGGATGCTGATCGTTGCCATCATCGGTGCTGGCTACGTTTTCTACCTCACCCTGGAGCGCAGTGACGGGCTGGTGTCCTGGGGGCTGATTTCCTTTCTGGCTATGGCCCAGCTTATCCCCGGCGTTATAGCGCTGCTCTACTGGCCCGGCGCGACCCGATCCGGATTCATCGCCGGGCTGGTGGCTGGCGGCAGTCTCTGGGGCATTGCGGGTCTCTTCCCGGCACTCTCCACCGTTGGCCCGATCGAGGTGGTCGGCGTTGATCTGCTGGCTGCGCAGACGCCGGCCCACTTCGGGAGCATGGCCTTCTGGTCGGTCAGTGCAAATCTGCTGGTGTTTATCGCCGTATCCACCTTCACACGACAAGACCGCCGTGAAGTGGCCGCTGCCGGTGCCTGTCGCGATGTCAGCACGAGCATGCCAAGCGGTGCGCTACTGGCCACCTCACCGCAACAATTCGTCGAGCAACTCACTCCCGTCATGGGCGCCCCGGCCGCGGAGGCCGAAATTGCCAAAGCGCTCGATGACATGGATCTCGCCTGGTCCGAAAACCGGCCTGACCGACTGCATCAGCTGCGTGAGCAGGTGCAACGAAATCTCTCCGGGATGATGGGGCCCGTCCTGGCCCGGGATATTGTGGATCAATGTCTGCGGCTCGACGCTGACAGCCGCGGGGCCATTGCCCAGAATGTGCGCTTGATTGAAGAGCGCCTGGAGCGCTCCCAGGGTGGGCTACGGGGCATCGCCGCCGAGCTCGACACGCTGCGCCGCTATCATCGCCAGATTCTCGAAGACCTACCCCTCGGTGTCGTCGCCATTACGCCGGCGGGCCACATCGCGCGCTGGAATCCGGCCATGGACGCGATGACCGGAATTCGGGCACCCCGTGTGCTGAGCCGACACCTTCGAGAAGTGCCGGCGCCTTGGGGAGAGCTCCTGGCGTCGTTCATCAGTGAGGACAGCAACAAGGCCTACAAACGGCCACTCGCCCTGCCCGATCAGCGCCGCTGGCTCACCCTGCACAAGGCACTGATCGGTGGTCCTGCGGGAGACGAGAATGGGGATCAACTCGTCTTGCTCGAGGATGTCACCGACGTCCAGCGCCTCGAGGATGAGCTGACCCATAGCGAGCGCCTTGCCTCGATTGGGCGCTTGGCAGCAGGGGTTGCCCACGAAATCGGCAATCCGGTAACGGGCATTGCCTGTCTGGCTCAGGAACTGCATGAGGAAGACCCCGATCGAGCGCGATCGACGCAGATCCTGGAGCAGACGCAGCGCATCAACCATATCGTCCAGACCTTGGTTGGCTACGCCCACGCAGGCCGGGTGAACGAGCCCCGCACACCCGAGCCCACCGATCTCGCGGCGGTCACCGAGGAGGCCAAACGGCTGGTTAGGCTGGCCAGTCGCGCCCGGGCGCTCTCTTTTCACAACGATATCCCAGCCGGCCTCGCCGTCATGGCCGAACACCAGCGTCTGGTGCAGGTGTTCGTGAACTTTTACAGCAATGCAGTCGACGCCTGTGCGCCCGGTGACGAGATCCGCACCACGGCCAAGCGCCAGCGCGATACGGTCACGATTCGCATTACTGACTCGGGCCATGGGATCCCGGCCGGCATCCGGGACAAAGTACTGGAGCCGTTTTTCACCACCAAAGCACCGGGACAAGGCACCGGCCTTGGGCTATCACTCGCCTACAACATCGTCAGCGACTACCAGGGCAGCTTGAACCTGCAGCCTCGCCGCGGTCGCACCTCGGGTACGGAGGTGGTCATCCGGTTACCTGTCGCTGATCTGCCGGGAGAACTGCAAGCGCATGGCTGA